From Rutidosis leptorrhynchoides isolate AG116_Rl617_1_P2 chromosome 3, CSIRO_AGI_Rlap_v1, whole genome shotgun sequence, a single genomic window includes:
- the LOC139896364 gene encoding H/ACA ribonucleoprotein complex subunit 4-like codes for MSDVDLHHSNKKKKKSKSKDADSTIVTPDAVTDTTDYLIKPQSFTPSIDTSDWPILLKNYDKLNVRTGHYTPLPSGYSPLKRPLAEYIRYGVINLDKPANPSSHEVVAWIKRILRVEKTGHSGTLDPKVTGNLIVCIDRATRLVKSQQGAGKEYVCVARLHSAVPDVAKVARALETLTGAVFQRPPLISAVKRQLRIRTIYESKLLEYDADKHLVVFWISCEAGTYVRTLCVHLGLILGCGGHMQELRRVRSGIMGEKDNMITMHDVMDGQWMYDNYRDETYLRRVIMPLEVLLTSYKRLVVKDSAVNAICYGAKLMVPGLLRFENGIENGEEVVLMTTKGEAIALGIAEMTTAVMATCDHGVVAKIKRVVMDRDMYPRKWGLGPTASMKKKLISEGKLSKHGKVNEKTPVEWSRNVVLPPGGDSVVASIAAAPEKTVEVDGEKKRKKKDKEDDEGETPVVSKKKKVEVEEKEVEGDTTEKKKKKKKKKDGDVAVETENGDEEKSEKKKKKKKDKDVENGGTPEETSKSEKKKKKKKDVEDE; via the coding sequence ATGTCGGATGTTGACCTCCACCATTCCAATAAGAAGAAAAAGAAGTCAAAATCAAAAGACGCCGACTCCACCATCGTAACACCAGACGCCGTTACCGACACCACCGATTACCTAATCAAACCTCAAAGCTTCACGCCATCAATTGACACCTCCGATTGGCCCATTCTTCTCAAAAACTACGACAAATTAAACGTACGAACCGGCCACTACACTCCACTTCCTTCCGGCTACTCACCGCTCAAACGCCCGCTCGCTGAATACATCAGGTACGGTGTCATTAACCTAGATAAACCTGCTAACCCTAGCTCACATGAAGTTGTTGCTTGGATTAAGCGGATTCTCCGGGTCGAAAAAACGGGTCACAGCGGTACACTTGACCCGAAAGTTACTGGTAATTTAATTGTTTGCATTGATAGAGCCACTAGATTAGTTAAATCACAACAAGGTGCAGGAAAAGAGTATGTCTGTGTTGCTAGGTTACATTCTGCAGTCCCTGATGTTGCGAAAGTAGCGCGGGCACTTGAGACGTTAACCGGTGCCGTTTTTCAACGGCCGCCGTTGATTTCTGCAGTTAAACGGCAGCTTAGGATAAGGACTATTTATGAAAGTAAGTTGTTAGAGTATGATGCTGATAAACATTTAGTTGTGTTTTGGATTTCGTGTGAAGCGGGAACGTATGTAAGGACTTTGTGTGTTCATTTGGGGTTGATTTTGGGGTGTGGTGGGCATATGCAGGAGCTGAGGAGAGTTAGGTCTGGGATTATGGGTGAGAAAGATAATATGATTACAATGCATGATGTTATGGATGGTCAATGGATGTATGATAATTATAGAGATGAGACGTATTTAAGACGTGTGATTATGCCGTTAGAAGTGTTGTTGACTAGTTATAAGAGGTTAGTTGTGAAGGATTCAGCAGTTAATGCGATTTGTTATGGTGCTAAGTTGATGGTTCCGGGGTTGTTGAGGTTTGAGAATGGGATTGAAAATGGGGAGGAAGTTGTGTTGATGACGACGAAAGGGGAAGCGATTGCGTTAGGGATTGCGGAGATGACGACTGCGGTGATGGCGACTTGTGATCATGGTGTTGTGGCGAAGATTAAGAGGGTTGTGATGGATAGAGATATGTATCCGAGGAAATGGGGGTTGGGGCCCACGGCTTCGATGAAGAAGAAGTTGATTAGTGAAGGGAAGTTGAGTAAGCATGGAAAGGTGAACGAGAAGACCCCGGTTGAGTGGTCGAGGAATGTTGTGCTTCCGCCTGGCGGTGATTCGGTGGTTGCGAGTATTGCGGCGGCACCGGAGAAGACGGTGGAAGTTGACGGcgagaagaagaggaagaagaaagaCAAGGAGGATGATGAGGGGGAAACACCGGTGGTTTCGAAGAAAAAAAAGGTTGAGGTGGAAGAAAAAGAGGTGGAAGGTGATACTaccgagaagaagaagaagaaaaagaagaagaaagatggtgaTGTGGCGGTTGAAACGGAGAATGGAGATGAAGAGAAGtccgagaaaaagaagaagaaaaagaaggatAAGGATGTTGAGAATGGCGGTACACCTGAAGAAACAAGTAAAAgcgagaagaaaaagaagaagaagaaagatgttGAGGACGAGTAG